From one Rosa rugosa chromosome 4, drRosRugo1.1, whole genome shotgun sequence genomic stretch:
- the LOC133707038 gene encoding protein DETOXIFICATION 27-like has protein sequence MREDEDDPLTLLIPHHHQEDGNLIERTWSESKKLWQVAAPSIFSRLAMFSVTVVTQSFAGHLSDLDLAAISIATTVIIAITFGFMLGMASALETLCGQAYGAKQYHMLGTYLQRSWVVLFLCAVLLLPLFVFATPLLKLMGQSEVVAEQTGLVALWLIPFHLSFPFQLTLQRFLQSQRKTGVIAWVSGGVLALHVFVSWVFVYELRIGIVGTALTIGFSWWLSVLGLFVYTVCGGCSETWTGFSAQAFVGLWDFFKLSLASGFMLLLENFYFRVLVIVSGYMHNTEIAVDALSICMSIYAWESMIPLGFLAAVGVRVANELGASNAKGAKFATTVSVLTSLAVGLLFCLIIIVFHEKLAMIFTSSIPVIAMVNDLSVLLAFTILLNCIQPVLSGVAIGSGRQAIVAIVNIGSYYLVGMPVGVVLGWLLMFGIKGMWAGMICGTVVQTLILIIITMRCDWEKEAERARIHITKDAASPLIFAQ, from the exons ATGAGGGAAGATGAAGACGATCCTCTGACTCTGTTAATCCCACACCATCATCAAGAAGACGGTAATCTGATCGAACGTACTTGGTCGGAGTCAAAGAAGCTATGGCAAGTAGCTGCCCCATCCATCTTCAGCCGCCTCGCTATGTTCTCCGTCACCGTCGTCACCCAATCCTTCGCTGGCCACCTCAGTGACCTCGACCTCGCCGCCATCTCCATCGCCACCACCGTCATCATCGCCATTACTTTCGGTTTCATG CTCGGCATGGCCAGCGCGCTCGAGACTCTGTGTGGTCAAGCCTACGGAGCTAAACAGTACCACATGCTGGGGACATATCTGCAGCGTTCTTGGGTAGTTCTATTTCTCTGCGCAGTGTTGCTTTTACCCCTATTTGTGTTTGCTACGCCATTGTTGAAACTCATGGGACAGTCCGAGGTCGTGGCCGAGCAGACTGGTTTAGTTGCCCTCTGGTTGATTCCATTTCACTTGAGCTTCCCATTTCAGCTGACACTGCAGAGATTCTTGCAGAGTCAGCGAAAGACTGGAGTGATTGCCTGGGTTTCTGGAGGGGTTTTGGCCCTCCATGTGTTTGTGAGTTGGGTTTTTGTGTATGAGTTGAGGATTGGGATTGTTGGGACTGCTCTTACTATTGGTTTTTCTTGGTGGCTAtcggttttgggtttgtttgtgTACACTGTTTGTGGTGGGTGTTCGGAAACATGGACTGGTTTTTCAGCTCAAGCTTTTGTTGGGCTCTGGGATTTCTTTAAGCTTTCTTTGGCTTCTGGGTTCATGCTCTT ATTGGAGAATTTTTACTTTAGAGTTTTGGTGATAGTGTCTGGGTATATGCACAACACCGAGATTGCTGTTGATGCCCTTTCCATCTG CATGAGTATCTATGCTTGGGAGTCCATGATTCCACTAGGATTTTTGGCAGCAGTTGG AGTGCGGGTAGCAAATGAACTTGGCGCAAGCAACGCAAAAGGTGCAAAATTTGCAACCACAGTTTCAGTCTTGACCTCCCTAGCAGTGGGACTTCTATTTTGTTTAATAATAATAGTCTTCCATGAGAAGCTTGCAATGATCTTTACCTCCAGCATTCCTGTTATTGCTATGGTCAATGATTTATCAGTCTTGTTGGCATTCACTATTCTCCTCAATTGCATTCAACCAGTGCTCTCAG GGGTAGCAATCGGATCTGGTCGGCAAGCAATAGTAGCTATTGTAAATATAGGTAGCTACTACCTGGTTGGCATGCCTGTTGGGGTTGTTTTAGGATGGTTGCTAATGTTTGGTATCAAG GGCATGTGGGCTGGAATGATCTGTGGAACTGTGGTTCAAACCTTGATACTGATCATTATCACCATGAGATGTGATTGGGAAAAAGAG GCAGAGAGAGCTCGAATTCACATAACAAAGGATGCAGCTTCACCATTGATCTTTGCTCAATGA